A single region of the Musa acuminata AAA Group cultivar baxijiao chromosome BXJ1-11, Cavendish_Baxijiao_AAA, whole genome shotgun sequence genome encodes:
- the LOC103970642 gene encoding nicotinate N-methyltransferase 1, which produces MAAAGGGGREDPTSEVGKQGRLAMMELANMISVPMALNAVVRLNVPDAIWQSGSNSPLTAAEILALLRPPPPSSSDPSVLQRLLRLLASHGVFAENRCATSGARRYSLTDVGRTLVPSGDGASYAAYVLQHHQDALVRAWPRLHEAVLDPAGPEPFARANGGVPAYAYYGGDREANALMQRAMWGVSEPFMEALLDGYGSAGFGSVETLVDVGGSSGACLDMIMRRFPSVKRGINFDLPEVVAEAPPLAGVTHVGGNMFESIPTGDAIFMKWVLTTWTDEECTAILRNCYNALPEGGKVIACEPVLPEETDNSRRTRALLEGDIFVMAIYRTLGRERTEEEFRQLGGVVGFTAFRAIYLDPFYAVVEYQK; this is translated from the exons ATGGCGGCAGCGGGCGGTGGCGGTCGAGAGGATCCGACGTCGGAGGTCGGAAAGCAGGGTCGGCTGGCGATGATGGAGCTCGCCAACATGATCTCCGTCCCCATGGCGCTAAACGCCGTCGTCCGCCTCAACGTCCCCGACGCCATCTGGCAGTCCGGATCTAACTCCCCCCTCACCGCAGCCGAGATCCTCGCCCTCCTCCGCCCCCCGCCGCCCTCTTCCTCCGACCCGTCCGTCCTCCAgcgcctcctccgcctcctcgccAGCCACGGCGTCTTCGCCGAGAACCGCTGCGCCACCTCCGGCGCTCGCCGCTACTCCCTCACCGACGTCGGCCGCACCCTCGTCCCCTCCGGCGACGGCGCCTCCTACGCCGCCTACGTGCTGCAGCACCACCAGGACGCGCTGGTCCGCGCGTGGCCGCGGCTCCACGAGGCCGTCCTCGACCCGGCCGGGCCGGAGCCCTTCGCCCGCGCCAACGGCGGGGTGCCCGCCTACGCCTACTACGGCGGCGACCGCGAGGCCAACGCCCTGATGCAGCGAGCCATGTGGGGGGTGTCGGAACCCTTCATGGAGGCGCTCCTCGACGGGTACGGCTCCGCCGGGTTCGGGAGCGTGGAAACCCTCGTCGACGTCGGCGGCAGCTCCGGCGCCTGCCTCGACATGATCATGCGACGCTTCCCCTCCGTCAAGCGCGGCATCAACTTCGATCTGCCAGAGGTGGTCGCCGAGGCGCCGCCGTTGGCCG GGGTGACGCATGTGGGTGGGAACATGTTCGAATCCATTCCCACCGGTGATGCCATCTTCATGAAG TGGGTGCTGACGACATGGACGGACGAGGAGTGCACGGCGATACTGAGGAACTGTTACAACGCGCTGCCAGAGGGCGGGAAGGTGATCGCGTGTGAGCCGGTGCTACCGGAGGAGACCGACAACAGCCGGAGGACGCGGGCGCTGCTGGAGGGCGACATCTTTGTGATGGCGATCTACCGGACGCTGGGAAGAGAACGCACCGAGGAGGAGTTCCGGCAGCTCGGCGGCGTCGTCGGATTCACCGCCTTCAGGGCCATCTACTTGGACCCGTTCTACGCCGTGGTTGAGTACCAAAAGTGA
- the LOC135597064 gene encoding protein SOSEKI 3-like isoform X1 — translation MMATLGPPSRTEFPAAPSHSTKCRQTPTHDDEKQQPPHWLTKKETRMDARMRRHAAQGRPERTRVWTEPPPKHQSQQQEGRKVSVVYYLSRSHHLEHPHFMEVPLSSPAGLYLRDVVDRLDVLRGKGMAAMYSWSCKRSYKNGFVWQDLSEGDLILPEQGDEYVLKGSELLDRTPPGTLSVYISLCLVEAMIGLNDALLDLDRNHHGTTNVKIQNLKHPLQQPPHKAEEASPSSSTTAVVLKEAKHPLMQQPPPPPPPPAPGFITAASAETRIHKPDGAQEATTQIDNGEGRRNRGLMCSKEDPNIVKVGSSQPPTSSGPSSPSCAKMSTLQSLIRAELSRRNGYRNLEGEDVYLPTGSKLKAANMIMHLITCGSISVKDHYRFGSVCQLKVSRGHQLFAREPKRNVLRDEKEGTSQRELH, via the exons ATGATGGCCACTTTGGGCCCTCCGAGCCGCACGGAATTCCCTGCCGCCCCTAGTCACTCCACTAAATGCCGACAGACCCCGACGCATGATGATGAGAAGCAGCAGCCGCCGCACTGGTTAACCAAGAAGGAGACAAGAATGGACGCGAGGATGAGAAGACACGCGGCGCAAGGCAGACCGGAGAGAACCAGAGTGTGGACAGAGCCGCCACCAAAGCACCAATCGCAGCAGCAGGAGGGGAGAAAGGTTTCGGTGGTGTATTACCTCTCCAGGAGTCACCACCTCGAGCACCCGCACTTCATGGAGGTCCCGCTCTCCTCCCCTGCGGGGCTCTACCTCAGAG ATGTGGTCGACAGGCTCGATGTGCTGCGAGGGAAGGGGATGGCGGCCATGTACTCCTGGTCTTGCAAGAG GAGCTACAAGAACGGATTCGTGTGGCAGGACCTTTCCGAGGGCGATCTGATCCTGCCGGAGCAGGGCGATGAGTATGTACTCAAGGGTTCGGAGCTCTTGGATCGAACCCCTCCAGGTACATTGTCCGTCTACATCTCTCTTTGTTTGGTAGAGGCTATGATCGGATTGAATGATGCATTGCTCGATTTAGATCGGAACCATCACGGTACCACCAATGTCAAgatccagaacctgaaacaccctCTACAACAGCCACCTCACAAAGCCGAAGAAGCTTCCCCTTCTTCATCCACAACAGCCGTTGTTCTTAAGGAGGCAAAGCATCCCCTGATGCAacaaccaccaccacctcctcctcctccagcgcCTGGTTTTATAACCGCCGCATCGGCGGAAACCAGGATCCACAAGCCCGATGGAGCGCAGGAAGCTACAACTCAAATCGACAACGGAGAAGGAAGGAGAAATCGTGGATTGATGTGTTCGAAGGAGGACCCAAATATCGTTAAAGTAGGGAGTTCACAGCCACCAACATCTTCAGGTCCTTCCTCTCCTTCATGTGCAAAGATGAGTACACTGCAATCCCTGATAAGAGCAGAACTAAGCAGAAGGAACGGCTATAGGAATTTGGAAGGAGAGGATGTTTACCTCCCAACCGGATCAAAATTGAAAGCCGCAAACATGATCATGCACCTGATTACTTGTGGATCAATCTCTGTGAAAGACCACTACCGCTTTGGATCTGTTTGCCAACTCAAGGTTTCTAGGGGACACCAACTGTTTGCTAGAGAGCCAAAGAGAAATGTGCTAAGGGATGAAAAAGAAGGAACATCTCAGCGTGAGCTTCACTGA
- the LOC135597064 gene encoding protein SOSEKI 3-like isoform X2, which yields MMATLGPPSRTEFPAAPSHSTKCRQTPTHDDEKQQPPHWLTKKETRMDARMRRHAAQGRPERTRVWTEPPPKHQSQQQEGRKVSVVYYLSRSHHLEHPHFMEVPLSSPAGLYLRDVVDRLDVLRGKGMAAMYSWSCKRSYKNGFVWQDLSEGDLILPEQGDEYVLKGSELLDRTPPDRNHHGTTNVKIQNLKHPLQQPPHKAEEASPSSSTTAVVLKEAKHPLMQQPPPPPPPPAPGFITAASAETRIHKPDGAQEATTQIDNGEGRRNRGLMCSKEDPNIVKVGSSQPPTSSGPSSPSCAKMSTLQSLIRAELSRRNGYRNLEGEDVYLPTGSKLKAANMIMHLITCGSISVKDHYRFGSVCQLKVSRGHQLFAREPKRNVLRDEKEGTSQRELH from the exons ATGATGGCCACTTTGGGCCCTCCGAGCCGCACGGAATTCCCTGCCGCCCCTAGTCACTCCACTAAATGCCGACAGACCCCGACGCATGATGATGAGAAGCAGCAGCCGCCGCACTGGTTAACCAAGAAGGAGACAAGAATGGACGCGAGGATGAGAAGACACGCGGCGCAAGGCAGACCGGAGAGAACCAGAGTGTGGACAGAGCCGCCACCAAAGCACCAATCGCAGCAGCAGGAGGGGAGAAAGGTTTCGGTGGTGTATTACCTCTCCAGGAGTCACCACCTCGAGCACCCGCACTTCATGGAGGTCCCGCTCTCCTCCCCTGCGGGGCTCTACCTCAGAG ATGTGGTCGACAGGCTCGATGTGCTGCGAGGGAAGGGGATGGCGGCCATGTACTCCTGGTCTTGCAAGAG GAGCTACAAGAACGGATTCGTGTGGCAGGACCTTTCCGAGGGCGATCTGATCCTGCCGGAGCAGGGCGATGAGTATGTACTCAAGGGTTCGGAGCTCTTGGATCGAACCCCTCCAG ATCGGAACCATCACGGTACCACCAATGTCAAgatccagaacctgaaacaccctCTACAACAGCCACCTCACAAAGCCGAAGAAGCTTCCCCTTCTTCATCCACAACAGCCGTTGTTCTTAAGGAGGCAAAGCATCCCCTGATGCAacaaccaccaccacctcctcctcctccagcgcCTGGTTTTATAACCGCCGCATCGGCGGAAACCAGGATCCACAAGCCCGATGGAGCGCAGGAAGCTACAACTCAAATCGACAACGGAGAAGGAAGGAGAAATCGTGGATTGATGTGTTCGAAGGAGGACCCAAATATCGTTAAAGTAGGGAGTTCACAGCCACCAACATCTTCAGGTCCTTCCTCTCCTTCATGTGCAAAGATGAGTACACTGCAATCCCTGATAAGAGCAGAACTAAGCAGAAGGAACGGCTATAGGAATTTGGAAGGAGAGGATGTTTACCTCCCAACCGGATCAAAATTGAAAGCCGCAAACATGATCATGCACCTGATTACTTGTGGATCAATCTCTGTGAAAGACCACTACCGCTTTGGATCTGTTTGCCAACTCAAGGTTTCTAGGGGACACCAACTGTTTGCTAGAGAGCCAAAGAGAAATGTGCTAAGGGATGAAAAAGAAGGAACATCTCAGCGTGAGCTTCACTGA
- the LOC135597065 gene encoding protein SRC2 homolog, with the protein MAARYEVELNIASARNLKNVNWRHGDLKPYVVAWVDPAAKSSTKVAVGGDDDDPIWDEKLVLPVPYGLPLEDATLSLDVVHAGSGEGVKPLVGSVRLPLRDVLDEVGLGSKLNRTLKLKRPSGRPHGKLEVTVAVKEPARYYDAYAPPYGQASSRDYGYAPTPYATAPTGYPYAQPPTGYPYGGPPAGGYAYGAQQPPMAYGQQEKSKSKFGMGTGLAVGAAAGLLGGLALAEGVDYVEDKIADDVTERVEDDLAEDGDYDGDDF; encoded by the coding sequence ATGGCCGCGCGCTACGAGGTGGAGCTCAACATTGCCTCCGCCCGCAACCTCAAGAACGTCAACTGGCGCCACGGTGACCTCAAGCCCTACGTCGTCGCCTGGGTCGATCCCGCCGCCAAGAGCTCCACCAAGGTCGCCGTCGGCGGCGACGACGATGATCCCATCTGGGATGAGAAGCTCGTCCTCCCCGTCCCCTATGGCCTCCCCCTCGAGGACGCCACCCTCTCCCTCGACGTCGTCCACGCCGGCTCCGGCGAGGGTGTCAAGCCCCTCGTCGGCTCCGTTCGCCTCCCTCTCCGCGACGTCCTCGACGAGGTCGGTCTCGGCAGCAAGCTCAACCGTACCCTCAAGCTCAAACGCCCGTCCGGCCGCCCCCATGGCAAGCTCGAGGTCACGGTCGCCGTCAAGGAGCCGGCCCGATACTACGATGCCTACGCCCCGCCCTACGGCCAGGCCTCCTCGAGGGACTACGGCTACGCGCCGACCCCCTACGCCACGGCGCCGACGGGGTACCCCTACGCGCAGCCGCCGACGGGGTACCCCTATGGGGGTCCGCCGGCGGGGGGTTACGCCTACGGGGCTCAGCAGCCGCCGATGGCGTACGGGCAGCAGGAGAAGAGTAAGTCCAAGTTCGGGATGGGGACGGGGCTGGCGGTGGGGGCGGCGGCGGGGCTTCTTGGGGGGCTGGCGCTGGCGGAGGGAGTCGACTACGTTGAGGACAAGATCGCCGACGATGTGACGGAGAGGGTGGAGGACGATCTGGCCGAGGATGGGGATTACGATGGAGATGACTTCTAA
- the LOC103970649 gene encoding anthocyanidin 3-O-glucoside 6''-O-acyltransferase-like — protein MASLPSSVTVLDRFQVSPPPGSAPNASLPLTFFDVVWLPTGPVERIFFYPFPHPTSHFVSHHLPSLKSSLSRALRHFYPLAGRVVPPCGPSPEAKFQIRCSDGDSVSLTLAESSDDFRQLSGDQPRGFGRVYGLIPQLPPTGDGSIPLLALQITVFPDQGVSIGVAVHHVACDDSSSIHFVKSWAAAAACSVEDPSESPLSPPPLCDPTVIADPDGLYYKILTEMQNLKSAGPPPAPLDLPPVGAEQGDAVIASFLIGREQIDRLKQGAMARAGATHVSTFVVACAFAWACLVKAQAGFYAGKKSAHLLFSVECRGRLEPPVPAGYFGNCLRPCFVEVSMSDLIKDDGVFAAAEAIGRAIKELEHGILKGADGWLEKIVSLTAERPMSIAGSPRYRVYDADLGWGRPIKVEMTSIEKTPGTVSLAESRDGGGGIEMGLVLPEKDMDEFARAFLVAPSFLET, from the coding sequence ATGGCGTCGTTGCCGTCGTCCGTCACGGTGCTCGACCGGTTCCAAGTGTCCCCGCCCCCTGGCTCCGCCCCGAACGCCTCCCTCCCTCTCACCTTCTTCGACGTCGTCTGGCTCCCCACCGGCCCCGTCGAGCGCATCTTCTTCTACCCCTTCCCCCACCCCACCTCCCACTTCGTCTCCCACCACCTCCCCTCCCTCAAGTCCTCCCTCTCCCGCGCCCTCCGCCACTTCTACCCCTTGGCCGGCCGCGTCGTGCCGCCTTGCGGCCCCTCTCCCGAAGCCAAGTTCCAGATCCGGTGCTCGGACGGCGACTCCGTATCTCTCACTCTGGCGGAGAGCTCTGATGACTTCCGACAACTGTCTGGCGACCAGCCGCGTGGATTTGGCAGGGTGTACGGCTTGATCCCTCAGTTGCCGCCCACCGGCGACGGTTCTATCCCCCTATTAGCCTTGCAGATCACGGTGTTCCCGGATCAAGGCGTCAGCATCGGCGTCGCGGTTCATCACGTGGCCTGCGACGATTCCAGCTCCATCCACTTCGTGAAGTCatgggctgctgctgctgcttgtagCGTAGAAGATCCATCCGAGTCTCCGCTTTCGCCCCCTCCTCTCTGCGACCCGACCGTGATCGCAGATCCGGATGGTTTGTACTACAAAATTCTCACGGAAATGCAAAATCTGAAGTCAGCCGGACCACCTCCGGCGCCGCTCGACCTGCCTCCCGTCGGCGCGGAGCAGGGCGACGCGGTCATTGCCTCGTTCCTGATCGGGCGCGAGCAGATCGACCGGCTCAAACAAGGCGCCATGGCTAGAGCCGGCGCGACCCACGTCTCGACCTTCGTGGTGGCATGTGCCTTCGCTTGGGCGTGCCTGGTGAAAGCTCAAGCCGGCTTCTACGCCGGCAAGAAGAGCGCCCATTTACTGTTCTCGGTCGAGTGCAGGGGGCGCCTGGAGCCGCCGGTTCCAGCGGGCTACTTCGGCAACTGCCTGAGGCCGTGCTTCGTGGAGGTGTCGATGAGCGACCTCATCAAAGACGACGGCGTCTTCGCGGCGGCGGAGGCCATCGGCAGAGCGATCAAGGAGTTGGAACACGGCATTCTCAAAGGCGCAGACGGATGGCTTGAGAAGATCGTTTCTCTGACGGCCGAGCGGCCCATGTCGATCGCCGGTTCACCGAGGTACCGCGTTTACGATGCAGACTTGGGGTGGGGAAGGCCAATAAAGGTGGAGATGACCTCGATCGAGAAGACGCCGGGCACCGTGTCCCTCGCGGAGAGCAGGGATGGAGGAGGAGGGATCGAGATGGGTTTGGTGCTCCCAGAGAAGGACATGGATGAGTTCGCTCGTGCTTTCCTTGTGGCCCCGAGCTTTCTTGAAACATGA
- the LOC135597063 gene encoding BEL1-like homeodomain protein 9 gives MPPASPAAATASCSSQRAMNGLRSDAHVAQQSRRDKLRVQSDLLQVRDASEPAMFSSPAASAATDFTGGSQVPLVAPSASSLILSEGAAAFQPQPGCDWAPPPSFVPHGHPYHHQPRPGFVGYHDGSTDLHFVSPSSPLACQGREFASAIAQQPCPWAVEGGGNELLFLPTYAGESPGAMLMARQLPPQWSGDGNIMGAKCDDAAVGASDPRAARGLSLTLASSPVPELGAAQLAAGPSCPYPKFLIGDRVYTGGGSLQDVVSLPSDAAARRGSGPLGPFTGYATILKNSRFLRPAQQLLDEFCSAVTGLKLAKRCHIGEASPGASSSGRDVGEKDNSSKGVNSGASSSMEAGAEAGGAAKVHRPEFQQKKAKLLHMQEEVCRRYKQYHQQMQMVVSSFESVAGLNSATPYTSLALKAISKHFRSLKNAISDQIRHVSKVLGEELMSSPSSGGRGESTPTPPRLKYLDQSLLRKHKAGGESTLSFVDHNQPVWRPQRGLPERAVSVLRAWLFEHFLHPYPTDTDKHMLATQTGLSRNQVSNWFINARVRLWKPMIEEIHMLETKGMSGMDLNSATNGKETMVAVTEDGAHSSTYHDPPDCAPMDAVLLNEEGSQQQAWQGGDKRSRVEECEMLTGMDGGGLMSFATYQHAMDMGGIEAVSLTLGLRHEGGQQTPPQMRHLGAQMFHDFVG, from the exons ATGCCCCCGGCCAGCCCCGCCGCCGCCACTGCCAGCTGCAGCAGCCAACGTGCCATGAACGGCTTACGGTCGGATGCCCACGTCGCCCAGCAGAGCCGCCGCGACAAGCTCCGGGTCCAGTCTGACCTCCTCCAGGTCCGCGACGCCTCCGAACCGGCTATGTTCTCCTCCCCGGCCGCCTCAGCCGCCACGGACTTCACGGGCGGCAGCCAAGTCCCCCTCGTCGCTCCTTCCGCGTCGTCGCTGATCTTAAGCGAGGGCGCCGCTGCTTTCCAGCCCCAGCCCGGTTGCGACTGGGCTCCGCCTCCTTCCTTTGTTCCGCACGGTCATCCCTACCACCACCAACCGAGGCCCGGCTTCGTCGGTTATCACGACGGATCGACGGACTTGCACTTCGTGTCGCCCTCATCGCCGCTCGCGTGCCAAGGCCGAGAATTCGCCTCCGCGATCGCGCAACAGCCGTGCCCGTGGGCCGTCGAGGGTGGCGGGAACGAGCTGCTGTTCCTGCCCACCTATGCCGGGGAATCGCCCGGTGCCATGCTGATGGCCAGGCAGCTGCCTCCGCAGTGGAGCGGCGATGGAAATATCATGGGCGCCAAGTGCGATGACGCTGCCGTCGGGGCTAGCGATCCGAGAGCGGCGAGAGGCCTGTCCCTGACGCTCGCGTCGAGCCCGGTGCCGGAGCTCGGCGCGGCGCAGTTGGCGGCCGGGCCTTCCTGCCCCTACCCCAAGTTCCTGATCGGGGACCGAGTGTACACCGGCGGGGGATCACTACAAGACGTGGTGAGCCTGCCCAGCGACGCCGCTGCCCGCCGTGGCTCCGGCCCTCTCGGCCCGTTCACCGGCTACGCCACCATACTGAAGAACTCCAGATTCCTGAGGCCAGCGCAGCAGCTGCTCGATGAGTTCTGCAGCGCCGTCACGGGCTTGAAGCTCGCCAAGCGGTGCCACATCGGAGAAGCGAGTCCAGGAGCTTCAAGCAGCGGCCGCGACGTCGGCGAGAAGGACAACAGCTCCAAGGGAGTGAATTCCGGCGCATCATCCTCGATGGAGGCCGGAGCCGAAGCCGGGGGCGCAGCCAAAGTCCACCGACCGGAATTCCAGCAGAAGAAGGCAAAGCTCCTCCACATGCAGGAAGAG GTTTGCAGAAGATACAAGCAGTACCACCAACAAATGCAAATGGTGGTCTCCTCCTTCGAGTCCGTGGCCGGCCTCAATTCGGCCACGCCCTACACGTCGTTGGCGCTGAAGGCCATCTCGAAGCACTTCAGGAGCTTAAAGAACGCGATCTCAGATCAGATCCGGCACGTGAGCAAAGTTCTCGGGGAGGAACTCATGTCATCACCCAGTTCCGGTGGTCGAGGGGAATCGACGCCAACCCCCCCGCGGCTCAAGTACCTCGATCAAAGCCTTCTTCGGAAACACAAGGCTGGTGGCGAAAGCACACTGAGCTTCGTGGATCACAACCAGCCGGTTTGGCGGCCGCAGAGAGGTCTACCGGAGCGTGCCGTATCCGTTCTCCGTGCATGGCTGTTCGAGCATTTCCTTCACCC GTATCCGACCGACACCGATAAGCACATGTTAGCAACTCAGACGGGCTTGTCCAGGAATCAG GTGTCGAACTGGTTCATCAATGCCAGAGTGAGGCTGTGGAAGCCCATGATAGAGGAGATCCACATGCTGGAGACCAAGGGGATGAGCGGAATGGATCTCAATTCCGCCACCAACGGGAAGGAGACGATGGTCGCCGTGACGGAAGACGGAGCGCACTCGTCGACGTATCACGACCCGCCGGATTGCGCCCCCATGGATGCGGTACTGTTGAACGAGGAGGGGTCGCAGCAGCAGGCTTGGCAGGGCGGCGACAAGAGGTCGAGGGTGGAAGAGTGCGAGATGCTGACGGGCATGGACGGGGGAGGGCTGATGAGCTTCGCCACCTACCAGCACGCCATGGACATGGGCGGGATCGAGGCGGTGTCGTTGACGCTGGGGCTGAGGCACGAGGGCGGCCAGCAGACGCCGCCGCAGATGAGGCACTTGGGGGCACAGATGTTCCATGACTTCGTGGGCTGA